TCGCAACCTTTTTTTACGCAGCCCCTGGTCCTTACCATCTTGTGACAACTGCTAAGAGATTAAAAATGAAGAACTTGTTTAACTGCCGCTAATTGAGCCACTTCACGCCCAACGACCAGTAGAGTAGGCCTTCTGTCAACAGAAGGATATTCATAGATCCAAATCCGGTGTAATAGGCCTAACCAATACTTGTTACCAGAAGTAAAACAATATTGCGTTCTAGATAAATGTTCATGATACTGTTGCTTATTGTATTATCTCACAAATTGTAGGTTAAACCGATCCACATCGAGACACAGATAACACGAAATACCATACCCTTTATTTACATAATGCTGGTTAAATAGAATGGTACAATAAAATTAGGCATATGATGTTTAGTTATTGAATTTATATACAGCCTAATTTATGCATGTAAAAAAATTGGCGATATGTCTGCAACTGGATAATGATAATGGGTTTTTACATGACTGCTATtggcatttatttttttaatgaaatatagCCTACATCAAGATCGATACATATCCTAGACACCAATAATCTAGCccatttagttttttttccaGTTCTGTGCATTTTGTAGAAGACGTGGGCCTAACCTTGGGCACATTCGAGTTTTTGGTTGATATGTCCTTTAGCAGCTGAATGTGGATGAAAAGTTAAATAATTCCCCGCCCCACCCCCAGCGTTAAATGTACATACACATTTTGCAGTCATGATCCTGTACCAAAACACTAAGTATTTTTCATATCCAATTAAAATAAAGATGTAGGCTATTCCTCAAATAATTTGGTGAAATTGAAACCGAAGACTTTACAGTCCTATTAATAAATTAaaatggagaagaggagaaagtaAACTTTCCTTTTTTTAGTTTCACTTCTCCCGCCGTCAATATCCGTGCAAAAGTTAAAAATGCCCTTTCTTAAAACATGGGCCTACTGTCAATCGTCCACCTCAATCTCTTCGTCCTCCTCTGAGAATTCGTCCGTGGTTTGATCTCTGGATGAAGAGGGGGACTGTGGAAATGCTCGGTGTCCTTGTGACGACGGGGAGATGCTTCCTTGCTGGTCGTCAATGTCTTCTTCCATGGTGACTAGCTTTTGCAGGGTTTGTGGTGGTATTTTCTTGAGCGACTCCACGTCCGCTTTCATCTCTTCCAAGTCTCTCTTGAGCTTGGCCCGTCTGTTCTGAAACCAGGTGATGACCTGAGCGTTGGTTAGCCCCAGTTGCTGAGCTATCTGGTCTCGGTCGGCCGGGGACAGGTATTTCTGGTACAAAAAGCGCTTCTCGAGTTCATATATCTGATGGTTGGTGAAAGCTGTCCGGGACTTTCTCCTCTTTTTTGAGGTCTGCCTCTGTCCAAAGGCGTTCACATGCTCACGACCTTTAGGGAACCAAAATACAGTCACTCTCCAAAACAATATCAGAACAACATGTCTACAAACGCCCTCAAGTGTGCCATGATTAGCAGCTTTGTTATTGAGGCTTTTTTTTAAAGGGTTACAGATGCAAACTATTTTTGTGAATGGCCAATTGTGGTGATGGGTATGGTTTGGTAATAACTTGTGGGCAGCATTCCATAGAGCCATATGAAATTAATGACATGTATGTTTTACATTGCCCATGCATCATTAGGATTAACATGGCTGTCAATATCAGGatctaaataaaaaataattatactAAATCAAACAGCCTATAAAATGTTGCAACTTAATGATACACCAGGAAGCACAATAGCAAATGTCGGTTTAGAGGCCTGCTTTGCCACCCAAATACATCGCAGGTTTCCTTATACTGGTGTTTAGTATCTAACAAATAAACTAAAATGGTGAAATAATAGCCAAGGATAGATTACATCGCACAGGCATGATTGTTTGGGGAATGTAGTCTTAGCAATGGCTTGAGACATAGCCTATTGCAATGCCTTTAAAAAACACAAGTTTGACAACAGTTCACACAACCAATAGGATATCAACAATAGCTATTGGAGATTATGCATATTTGGATAATAAAATCACTAACTTAATCTGTACATGTAAATATTAAAACGTCATGTCTATTGAAATCCTTACCTTCAGCTGCTTGTATAACGCTGACTTCCAGACCTTTAAATGTTTTGCTGGCTAGTTCCTCCAGAGCGCATAACGGCGAAGAAGGAGTGGTAATACCGTTCCTTGCTGCGTTTGAGCCGGACACTTTTTCAATAACTCTCGGTGGACAGAGATTAGCAACTGATTTCTTCACCGAGGGTTTGTTTAGAATATCCTCGATACTGAACGGCGTCAGTGGCTTGTTGGAGTTGGCCGGGGGTGGAAGCTGGTCCAAAGgaccccgtctcctctcctcgctGCTGGACTGCAACACGGAGCCTGCCTTCATGTCTTTACTGGAGGTCATCGGCAGTCCAATGGAATTACTGCTGACAAAGGCTGGTTATTTCATTCAAATGCTAGTTTAAACGTCCACGAGTGTTTCCTTCGATTCGCGTCTTCTTCACaacccacttttttttttttttatcactttCAGTCGAATCTTGCAACTTCACTTGTCTGAAATGTTTTCTCCAAAATAACCATGCTTCGGGCGTAGGCTGCAGTTTCACAGGCAACCGAATTGTATTCccttccagagagagacagttccTCTGCGAAGTTCCATGAAGATCTTTAGAAAGTATAACGGGTAGTGGCTGGGGGCGATTCCTGTGAGGAATAAGCTGTCTCAAGGAACAAGAAAAAGCAAGCAACTGCTAACTAGTTATTGTTGATTGGGCGAAGTTCAATTAGAGAAACACTACACTACTTGCTGACCCGCTGCTGCGTCTTAAAGGGCCAGACCAAAATAACTAATTGGACGCGGGAATAGGAGGAGTGTCGCCCCAGCGTTGAAGATGTTTGAGGAGAGGGTGATGGCTTGAAATGTTTAtgcatctgccccccccccccctcccctcccctccccttccccttcccacaGGCAACATGTTCCCAGTGTATTTCTCTGGGAAGGGAGTTGATGCTCATTAAACAATGCCACAAGCATTCTTGTGAATAATGGTATATTTTTATAGTATACAGCACGTCTAATTGACCATTTAAAAAAGGCTGAAGTATTGCAACCATTTGTAGCTTAATCATAAAAAATGATACGAGATTTGAAAGCACTTATGATTCGGAGACAAACGGGTTAGGTGTATAATGTAAGTGCAAGTAACCACAAGTTTGACCAGGGTACATTAAACTCTGCTCACTGCATAATTAGCCTaatttagaccccccccccccccccccgcagaaAATCAagcaatataatatattatagtaAGTAGACCTAACCCAAATACACCCAAATACAGTAATATGCCATTTTGTGATGTGACACATGTGCATTATTATTAGGCTACAAATGTGTTATTATTATGTTTTGAGTGCATTGTCTTATTAACAAACTGTTTTCTAGAATTGTACAAAAGTAAGGCTGCAGTATAATTAACATTCCATGTTAGCATGCTCATTAAGTTTCAAGCACAAAGCATAGACGTGTTATCCTTCCTGTCGAGAGGTTAAAGGCTTTATACGTTTTGGATCTTTTGGGAGAGGAACGGCTTCAAGAAAaaccttaacctttaaccttttttTGCCCATCAGTTATCGGTGATTATTATTTGTAAGTAGTTATACTATTATCTATTCTAGCCGTATAGGAAGGAGTCTAATGAGACAACCTGGGGATGATTAGGAGATAAATAGTGAATTTTAGGACAGTGTCGAATTACATTATAATGCGCCATAAAATGTAATAGAATAGCATGCTGATAAATATGACGCGTGACAATACTTTGATCTGTTGAGCTCGCAGGTAAAGAGACGCGACACAGAAGAGTTGTcacgctctcattctctctccttcgtTAATGATGTGAATAGAAATTCTGATGATGCAAGGACTATACCATGTAAGAGGGTAGATCATAGAATGAAAAGGGGTAAGTTCGACAGCAACGAGGAGCAGGTAGGTTGTGTGTTGTTTATCCATTGAGCAGAATGACTTCAGAATTTTACACTAACAAGTATGGCAGACCTAGAATATGCATGCGTTAATAGTTCGTTACCTATTTTTCAAATAGGTTTAACGATAATCTTCGAAAATTGTTTTATGCAGCCTATAGCCTATACTATTCATCTGAAGTATGATGTTGTATGCTAATGGTTTCAATAATAGCCTATTGCAATTACAAATAAGTAATGTGTTTAACAGGAATTGTGTCTTTATGCGTAGGCCTATAGTGAAATGTTATTTGTATTTTCGTTTATTAAAATATAATATATTGAGAAAATGTGTATTATATTTTCAAATAAACTTTCATTATTTATGGCGCACACAGACTATCCAAAAATGTAGCATTTTAGCCTGTTAATTCCAAAAAGGGACACATTTTGCATGAAAGGACAATATCCCCATATGAATATACAATGCTTTTCCCAATTTATTTTTTTCTAATAAAAATAAATTCCACTGGCATGTTTACAAACTGTTGGagaattatttttattattatggtATTTTATTCAGCACATTAACACCGTGCTCTCTGCAGCGTGATAGACAGATTTACAAACCAGAGGTGGCAATTCTGAACTTATTCCCACATCCCTCACGGCGCGTGTCAACAAAATCAATTATTATCTATTTCAAATCCGAAGTATATTGATAATGGCCAATGTTGCTGTTATTTAGTAGTTTTATAAATCATCGATTGAAATTGTAAATTCATTTCTTACATGAACCATTAACAGTGAATCGAGCCTTTGCAGAAACATCGTACTGTTCGTGCTATCACCATATGGTGACATTCGTGTGGGGACGAAACCAGGCCAAATAACATTAGAGTTATACAACTGCACGAGATTCTATTAGCTTAGGTGGAAACCCGCCGTCTTGCGTGTCATTCAGCAATATTGTTAGGGATGTGTTAGGGATACTTCATTTGAAGGGCTCAATTGAATCCAACCAACATTATACAATTGCAGAGTGGTTTTAGCTGCAAATATCTAGGTACAGACCCCCCCTGCGTTAATTTAGGCCTTCGTTAATTTTCCTCGTTCAAAAACACATAATCAGTAGGCCTATCACACTAACAATGTGTTGCTTCATCTCCTTATTTGAAGGATATAGCCGAGCTCAAATCATTCTCAGTAAGCCTACATAGACCTAGGCTTAGGTCACTCATCGAAttgctttaataacaaaacaattaCAGCCTGATAACTATAAAGCAATACCTTGTCACTGATCAACcatttttaacatttttaaacGTTTCTATTTGGTTGCAGCAATATCTCCCAAACAACGAGTTCGTCTTCACATGCTATGATATTTTATGTCGAAGTGGAAaatcttttacattttttttatttttttacaattgcaGTATAACCTTAGATATGCTTACATTTACAGGATAACTTGGAAATGGAGACGAACCAACCCAACCATGCTTAACGATGTGTCAACTATTAGGCTATGTCATCTCGATTTTAAAATAGCTAATTTTGTACTAACAGACAATTCAGGGTGTACGCCTATGCAGGAAAAATACATAATGTAACGTTGCTGTGTTAATATCATGCTTCTTTCAAAAAGAGATAGTTGCACTCTATGCCCAGCAAGAACACAGCGGAGGGCCAACGAGCCATGGAAGGACGGAAAGAATGGGGTGTTATATTTCCCTCAAATGCAGCAAGCATTAATAGTTCTAAAGAGAAGTCCACCGATATCTTTTTTCCAAACTTGTTTCCGATGGTCTTTACGGTCTTAACCGGAGCAGTGCTAATTCGAAAGGTTTTCTTTGACTTAATTTAACCGTTAATTAGAAACAGAACACCTGACATCATAAATCATCAAATCTTAGGGGAGTTGCGTTTTATATTAGGCATAGCTCGATCTCGTCACTCCCCTTCCCCGGAGCCGGTCCCCTATACGTCACATATTGCTGCTCATGGCCACTCAATTTTCCTTGTAGGGCCTACAGTGAAGATTTGTTGGGGCTGGCTATTGGAAAGCCGTATTCAGACTATCAAAATATCATCGCCAACTGGTCTTTGGAATAACTGCGGACATAAACAGTTGGTTTTGAATGTTGATTTTCTGATTCTTTAGGCTCCACTGTAGGGTTTTTTGGTGATGCTTTGCAGATGTTCGAGAAAATAAAGTACCCTGACCTGGTACTTCAATAAACTTAAACTGGAGAAACACGGGCCTTGTTCCATCAAATCGTAAAATAAGCATAAATTATGCAGGTGCATTGATTTGTCCATTTACAtttttctctctggtctctgtccatGCTTTCAAAAAAACTATTTGAGATTTATATCTCATCACCAATATCATTTGGCTTTACAATATAGTGAAACTTGGGTCGCCCAATGCAATACAACTGTTGAGTGACAAATTTGGATGTCATTCAGGTAGCTAGGCGTATTATATTTATTCGTCACTCTTTCCATGTTCTTTACTGAATCCTGTTGCAAAACAAAACAGCTGTACTAACAACGTAAATATAACATGATACAGGAACACACACTTAACGTGGGCGCAATATAGAAGGTTACACGTATGAGTGATACATGcttacagggaaagagagatggctTGCTGAGTTGGCATCAGAAAACAATGAAGCAATAATAAAGAcgaaatctttatttaactaggcaagtcggttaagaacaaattcttattttcaatgacggcctaggaacagtgggttaactgcctgtaaTGGTCAGGATATTGTGGGATTTCATCTCCCCATTCAATCATTATTTTATAGGCATAACAATAAATTACCAATATTGTAAACTGTAAATAAATAATATGAATGTACTATTATCAACATGAAAAATAATGGTAGGCCTACTACTAATAGTTCAGTCATTCACAACGTTCGGTCACTACTGGAATCACGATTACGACATTCCTTGACAAACCTGAGAAGAGAGCAAATTGCATAACTGTAGCCGATTTCCCTCAAAATGGTagtatacatttatttttattttttttgcaatgtAATCTAACATCATTATTGACTTCCCCTATTTTCTCTCCACTGCCAGAAATGCGTTACACAAGCTTTATTGAACGAAGCGATCATTTCAAGCACCACTGCCTTTTCAAGAAAACAATGCAGTCAATCGTCTGGGCAAATGTAGCCTAAGCCTTGAGTTGCTCGTGCGTTCTAACAATAATCAAGGGTAAGCCTAGTACACAACACATCATAATCATACTCTGAAtaggagagaaagtgagtgagcaCTTAAATAATCCCCtgcggtgtgtgtttgtgaaaacTGGGAGTGAGAAAGGGGCTTGTGCGCGCGCGCGTACATGACAGGTTATGTGCATGCGCAATCTTGGAGATAAGACATTCTTCGTCTATTCTCTCTGTAAGCGTGTTTGAGTGAGTGGGTTGACGCATATAAGGATGGAGAGAATACCAGTAACGCCGGTTTCAAGCCCCTCTCGCAAGCATCACTAACATAACAGCAATCGTAGCCTAGCCTACACGTCGGCCTTAAAGTGCTAAGGCTTTTACATCCCGCATTGCATTAGACAGTGTAATATTCCACTGTGTTTAGTAcctgttgtttttttttctcccgtCCGCCACTGGGTTGACAAATGTTTAGATTCCCAACAGGGTACCGCGGAGCCCCAAACGCGCAGGGCCAAACGGCTTCGCACCCTGTCACCTCTGCACAGTTCATTTTCTCTTGCAGGTCAGAGCTTGAAACCCCCCCGGGAGCGGTGTTGTTCGACATCTAATGCTCCATTGGGGTCCATTTTAAGATCATAAAGAGGGACGGAGGCGGCCAAGCGCCCGGTCAGAAGGGCTAAACGAGGATTACAGCGCACTAGCACATGTTTCTGCATCGTGGGCAATAATAGGCTTCATTAGCCTGTAATTATCAGAAACAATGTAAGCACCTTTTAAACGAACTGTAATGTCAAACACGACTGATAGAGAAGAGTGAGCTAAATGTACTAACCCCTAACACTTTTAAATGAATTAACCATTATTTTGTAAGTAGTTGAGGATAGGCCtagtctattattattattattattattattattattattattatacaactATATTGTATATACATTAcatctgtttattttatttttttatgtttaatacatcCATAGCTTATACTATGGTTGTTCTTTCCTTCCTGGTGTTCGGACACCTGCGAAtagtatatttttttttaatgtatcgaTTAACTACACGTGGAATCACTGAAATCTAAAGTGGagtatggacattgaccccattTCATTATTCACTATACACTGTAACATATGGTCCTCACAATTACAGATGACTTTGTTTTTCAATTACAGacatacagccacacacacacgatgGATGTTTGCCTGCGAACATGGCATCAGTAGACCCATACAGACAAAGAGAAGTGGGACAGATCAAAGGGAGGAACcacactgtccccccccccccccccccccccccccccccccccccccccacacacacacacacaaacggatgCCGACTGATGAGAAAATATGGGGCGGTTGAGCCAAAGCCCCTTTATTATTGGTAAAATGAGGGGTGAACAACCATAGTCTGATTCCATTTTCAAGGTTTTGCTTTCTCATGTACAATATTGCTCTTGGAAAGCAATATCAACGGTGTAAATGCTGTATGGATAATGTACACAACTAATTCTGCATGTTGTCCGTAATGATCATTTCCAATTGgccaataaataaaaacattgataTACTGAACTAGGTTCAATGAAAAAACTCTTATGACAGAGGGATCTTTGGAGTTCATCATTAGTTATTATATTCACTGGCGATTAAAGCTGTGCATCAATGTCATTCACAAATTGGATGTTATTAACCCCATGTTGACTGCCCTGATTgtcagttgctctggataagagggaCTTAAATGTAAAATGGAAACATATTAAAGATGAAGCAGATGTGCCACTGTGTAGTGTGTTATGTGCCTATTTCACACTAGAAAGCTTTATGAATACACTGAGCAATGCTCACAACCTCAGCACAGGAGCAGACTCATAACTCAAAGAGTTCAGATTGGTCAATTGACCCCATGCTAAAATAAAGACTACCAGAGCTCATGGACAAAGGGTCACATAATGATgtttggtaaaaaaaataaaaaaaaagccaCATATTGAGGTTTTACTGTTTTGGCAAAACTCTACATTTTCAAGAATTTCAAGGTTTATGGTTAGGATTAAAGTTTGGGTTATGAGCCCAAAACCCAAAGTTGTTAAAGGATAAGGTTAGGCTGACTCAAATATTCATGACAAAGGAATATTGAACATACACAGCCTCAAGAATAACatcacatactatatatatatatatatatatatatatatatatatatatatatatatatataaaaaatgtgcAACGAAAACTAGAAGGACAGGGAAACGTTGAAGCCAGTTGTGATAATGATTTATGCTGTGTAGTATTACTACTTAGAGATTTATGACCCATGGAACTATGAATACAAATAAACAGCCAGAAAGTCACTCTTAAAACAATAATCCAGAAAGTCACTCAATACGAACATTTGAATGAAAGCTCACATGAAAATCTTCCGTAGTTCCATGACTATAGTAACACACACTACCTAGACAAAACCAAACAACAATGTGTGTACATTTCAGTGACATCTGTTATTTTTGTTCGATGAGAATGAATTTGGACTGAACTAGGACTCATAATCAGTGGCGCAGTTCATATCTTTGTGAATGAAGATGAATGCTTTCGTGAGTAGGCTACACAGTACCATGGGAGTCGTCAACAAATGAATCACTTGCAATTCTATCCACGGCCACTTGGACACCTAGCAGGTCCCAATGCACGTTTTGAGGTAATGAGGGCGCATCGGTGCAATGTTTTATGAGCAGAGTGTCGTAGTTCtcgaaaagggagagagaaaaaaatgaataACTGAAGCCACCTCTCCAGAGAGGTAGAGTTTCTTGAGATGGTGTGGCGCCACGACCTGAAGcagctctcccccctcctcacatCAGGATTTCATTAAGCCGTGAGCAGCCCCTGCCGTCTCCCGGCTTTCTCCTGCGCCACTTTGCTCCCAAACCAAATGAGGAAATAGCTCGTCTGGCCGCTGACAGACCCCGGGTTTGGCCGTAAAGATAAATGACCCAAAGTATTTAAGTTTAACACTTTGACAAAACCCACCTGATCTGGGGGATTAATGCAACGAAAAATCCATCTGCGAGAATGACTCGGAGGAGAGTAATGGCCAGGCGCTGGGAAGGTCAAACAATATTTAGGATAAGTACATATCCAGCGTTGAGACTTGAACTTTCCCAAGACTTATCTCATAGACTTGTACATATGTGAACGTGCACGCACACTGATGTGGTCGAAATATTAAGCAGAGTATACTCTTCCTCCAGCATTACAATCACATACGCATACAGTGCCATTTATAACCTGTTATAGCAAGACTGTGACTTTTAAATTATGTCAATAAACTCATCTTGATAAACATATGGATCATATGAGATCAGTCATTAAAGATGACAATGCTGAAAGAGGTCAAAGGTCGATGTAAGACATTAGTCCAGCTGCTCAAAGTATCCCATCCGATGCAATTTCAGTGAGGCAAAACTGTAATACCTCCTGGTTTTCGGTTTAGGCTAGCCGGGAAGTAAGTCATCTTCCGTGGAGAGAGATGCTTAAGGCTAGCTCTCCGAAAGaatgacaaaaaaacacattcaatGGCGCGAAGTCATCTTCCGTGGACAGTGAAACATCTTTCATTTTACCTTGTGAGACTGAGCCCTACTAAGTGTCTTCATCCAAAACAAAGGGTTACTCTGCAGCCTACCTGGCCAGGCATAATGTAACACAGGACACCAGAGGGCTAATATGCCACCTAGAGTGATGCATCAACATAAGTGAAAAACAACCTGCTAGAGCCTTTAAACACCATTTAAAGCTAAGAGATAATGCGCTATGAGCCACTGGGAAGTCAATGGGGGTGTTTTCTCCATGTGTGCAAATTCATTACTGGAAATGACCTATTAATAACAACACTGGTTTAACCCCAGAACAGAAGCACAAGGTAGAATAGTTTTGGATTCTGTAAAAATGCCCGATTGATAATTCCAGTTTTCAAAATAAAAGGCATGTGTATGAGGTTATGTTAACAATGCCACCGCATAAACCTACTTACACTGTATATCACAGCCAAGACTAACTGGCTTTCACATCAATGTTTGCTTCTGATTTTTGAACATGAACAAACTCCCCGTTTGTCTTTTCTTCTACTCCTGCTCCATCTAAAATGGAAAGGAAGACCAGGAAAGAAAGAGATGGGAAAAAAGATGTTGGGCAACATAAATAATAAGGGAGTGAAAATACTGAGGAAGGTCTTGGCCCAAGCTCCTCATAACTTACTCTGTTGCCGGGGATCATAAATATTAGAAATAAGCTCACACTCAGTCCAAATCATAAGAAACGATTCCTCAGAGGACGCTGTGCATGTCTTCCCACGGGCGAGAGACCGGTCCTTGGGCCCAAAATAGCCTTCAGTCCAAGCGTTGCCCTGTTCCAGGTAACAAACATAGAAATATGTTCTGGAAAGTCTAGGTTTCTAATTAGTTTTGCTGacagccctccctaacccagtgGTATTTTCTCCTTGCGCTGTTTTGTTCAAATTTCCTGGACACTGTAAGTTATTTTGGaggagagaaaaaataaatataaaaagacGACAGTGCACATGCGAGTTGTAAATTCACATGCAGTTAAGCAATCAACAATGAGGAGGATACTTGTTCAAATATTTGGGATCACAGTAAAAGCTATGGCTAACGATGAACCGCTAGACTGGATTGTGGTATTTGGAAATTGGATTCTTTTGAGCGTGATTATTGTGTATTTACGTTTTTTGTAGCGTTTATACAATATATGAATATTTATTAATATTACTAGCCATGGATTTCTCCCCAATGTACACTAGGTAGACTACCTACAAGTGTAGTGTCTACACTTTTACCACAAGACTGACATTATTACTTTACCTGAATGTTGTAAAGATGGATGTTTATTTAGTTTGCAACTCTGGAATCTTTATTTAGAATCCTTACTCTGCCAAACATGTATACGATTCTCCTTGTTTCTTCCAGCTTGTGTCACACTAAATTATCTTTCATCCTCACTCATAACTAGTATTACTAGTGAGCGTCCAGCCAACTCATCACTAGTCAACATACGTTGTGCATATGTCTTTTCCTAAATGTTTCATTCTCCTGAGTTGAAATAAGGAAACACATTTTTTACAAACATGACAGTGTAAAAGGGTCCTTATCCTTGATTGGGTCTGCAGCCAAGCCTAGTTGTTTCCACTCGATTTTTACTTGTTATGCAGGGTGCCAATGAAACCAAAGCAGCATCCAAGTCTGCAGGCAGAACAACTTTTAATTGCAAACAATTCATATACAATCGGTTTGTCTTGTAAAAGTAAAGGTAGGGGAATACATTGTGGCAGTATTGTCCTGAAGCAGCGTGCCTATTTTTCTAAGTCAGACAGTATTTAGAGTTCTGGACAGAAATCACAAACTGTCACAGCACAGCCCGTTTTTACTTCCAAATCTTGACACTCTGTGCTCAAGGGCTGTGATATACCCGTCAGTGACCACACTCACCATAAGGAGGCTGAGAGAATACACGCAATGTAGATTATCAGGACAAAAGCCCATCAGCTTGTCAAGGGATGCAGCCAGTATTGTATCCACATGTATTGAACACAGAGCTGTCAACGCGTCTGACGGTCCCATTCATCACCTACAAAGCCAGCCCTGTCAGAGCCACAATGCGCCCCATCTATCCCTGCCCTAAGTGACAACTCTGAGATGAGCATTAGGGCAGCGGAGTATGTATTCAAATGATTTGTTTTTCCTCTTTGCACAAGGCAATTTCCTCAAGGCACTCAGCCTAGGGGGATCATCAGAGTGAAACCTTATACTAAAGTAGTCATTTGGCTCTTATATTTGACCTGGTATCTAACCGACCAATACAGTATGAGATTTATATATTCTTTGGATATTACAGGAGTTACATTTCTTAAAACAACTAATTAGTAGGATTATTCCGTTCCTGTGTAATTATTGGAGGACAGATTATCCAAAGTGTTTAACCAgagatttgtgtgtgtggttgtatttGTGTATATACAATGGGGTGcagaattattggcacccttgataaagatgagcaaaaaataaataa
The Oncorhynchus mykiss isolate Arlee chromosome 31, USDA_OmykA_1.1, whole genome shotgun sequence genome window above contains:
- the LOC110505095 gene encoding transcription factor LBX1, which codes for MTSSKDMKAGSVLQSSSEERRRGPLDQLPPPANSNKPLTPFSIEDILNKPSVKKSVANLCPPRVIEKVSGSNAARNGITTPSSPLCALEELASKTFKGLEVSVIQAAEGREHVNAFGQRQTSKKRRKSRTAFTNHQIYELEKRFLYQKYLSPADRDQIAQQLGLTNAQVITWFQNRRAKLKRDLEEMKADVESLKKIPPQTLQKLVTMEEDIDDQQGSISPSSQGHRAFPQSPSSSRDQTTDEFSEEDEEIEVDD